The following proteins come from a genomic window of Vallitaleaceae bacterium 9-2:
- a CDS encoding PH domain-containing protein — protein MANISEILTWTFTQEADRIPPEVLQILVPGEKPVAAYKTIRDVAVVTNKRFIIADKQGITGRKVEVYSIPFKSIDMYSSENAPGMLDVNTEMEFWTKSGHFKLNLKKDVDIRKLDQLIATYVLG, from the coding sequence ATGGCAAATATTAGTGAAATCTTAACATGGACATTTACCCAAGAGGCTGATCGAATTCCACCGGAAGTCTTACAGATTCTTGTACCTGGGGAAAAGCCTGTAGCTGCTTATAAAACAATTCGTGATGTTGCAGTTGTTACAAACAAGCGATTTATCATCGCCGACAAGCAAGGTATCACCGGAAGAAAAGTCGAGGTCTATTCGATTCCTTTTAAATCTATTGATATGTATTCGAGCGAAAACGCCCCTGGAATGTTGGACGTTAACACCGAAATGGAATTTTGGACAAAGTCCGGGCATTTTAAACTTAATCTCAAAAAAGATGTTGATATTCGAAAGCTAGATCAACTGATCGCTACATATGTTCTTGGCTAA
- a CDS encoding methylated-DNA--[protein]-cysteine S-methyltransferase: protein MPKYAYYTFSQFNRRIFRIGYEHNNITSASIVTHIDTPNEPSNVSDAAFQQLSEYFNKERQVFDLPLAPQGTAFQQRVWRALQQIPYGQTRSYKDIALAINNPKAYRAVGMANNKNPLMIFIPCHRVIGSNHRLVGYAGGLDIKQELLALENPLTLHRIK, encoded by the coding sequence CGTATTATACCTTTTCACAATTTAATAGGCGAATATTTCGAATTGGATATGAACATAATAATATTACCTCTGCCTCTATTGTTACTCACATAGATACTCCAAATGAACCCTCCAACGTCTCAGACGCCGCATTCCAACAATTAAGTGAATACTTTAACAAAGAACGTCAAGTTTTTGACCTTCCCCTCGCTCCACAAGGCACCGCGTTCCAGCAACGTGTTTGGAGGGCGCTACAGCAGATTCCCTATGGACAAACCCGTTCCTATAAAGATATTGCATTGGCCATCAACAATCCAAAAGCATATCGCGCTGTAGGTATGGCCAATAACAAAAATCCCCTCATGATCTTCATTCCTTGCCACCGTGTCATTGGCTCCAACCATCGTCTCGTGGGATATGCTGGGGGGCTTGATATCAAGCAGGAACTACTTGCTCTTGAAAACCCTTTAACCCTGCATCGTATAAAGTAA